GTGCGAATCGAGGCTCTTAACCACGCCCTGCGTGGGCTGCCAACAGATCGCATTCGCTACCATTTCTGTTGGGGCAGTTGGCATGGACCACACTCCACGGACATACCCTTGCGCGACATTGTCGATCTCGTCCTGCAGGTCAATGCCGGGGCCTACTCGGTGGAGGCCGGCAACGTGCGGCATGAACACGAATGGCGAGTGTGGCAAGCGGTCAAGCTGCCGGAGGGGAAGCTTTTGATTCCTGGGGTGGTTAGCCATGCCACTAATCTGATCGAGCACCCCCAGGTGGTGGCCGATCGAATCGTACGCTATGCGCGTATCGTCGGCCGGGAAAACGTGATCGCCGGGACAGACTGCGGGCTGGGCGGACGTATTCATCCGCAATTGGCGTGGGCGAAGCTGCAGACCCTGGCTTTGGGTGCGCAGCTCGCCACGGCCGAGCTCTGGAAATAAGAAATCGGCGGCTTGCGCGGCCCCTGTCGGGTCCGAGAAATCCAATGAAAATGCTGCAACCGCGTGCCTGGTCAGTGATGCTGGCGCTGTTTCTGACCGAAATCGTGGTCATTGGACCCAACTTGACCGTTCCCAACGTGTTTCTTACGCCGCTGATTCGAGCCTTTGGCTGGAGTCACGCCGAAGCCGCGCGGATAGCGTTTGCCACTTATATTGCGGGCGCGGTAGCGGCGCCGCTGGTGGGCTGGATCATGGACCGGCTCGACGCACGCTGGGTGATCGGCGCCGGCTTGGTAACAGTCGCGCTTGGTTACTACTGTGCCAGCCATGCCGACTCGATCTGGTCGATGATGGCGGCCTTCGCCCTGCTCGGCACGGGGGCGATGCTGGCGGGCATGTTGAGTAACATGGTAGTGGCGGTCAACTGGTTCGGCGACCATCGCGGATTTGCTGGCGGTCTGGTGACGACCGGCGCGTCGCTGGGCATTGGCATTGCGCCACCGCTGTTGACCTGGACTATCGCCCGCCAAGGCTGGCCGGCCGCGATGCGCTGGCTGGACGCTCCCATCCTGTTGCTGGTGCTGCCGCTGGTGCTGCTCGTGATGCGTACACGGCCGCCCATTCCCAAGGCGCAAACGACTTCGCAGGAGGTTGCTACCTTAGCGGGCCTGGAATTCCGGCCGGCACTTGCGACTTTGGCGTTCTGGTTGTGCATCGTGGCCGACTTCGTTTTCGAGCAGGGCGAGATCGGCCTCCTAACCCATTCGCTGACTTATATGATTGGCGTTGGTTTCAGCGCTGAGCACGCAGCCTGGATCTTCTCCGCGCAGACCCTGTTGTCCACCCTTTGGACGGTTCCGCTCGGCGTAATCGCCGATCGGTTTGGTGTGCGAATAGTATTGGCCTGTGCGCTGCTCGCCAAGGCGCTGGGGACTGCCGCCTTTTGCGGGATCGACAATCCGCACCTGGGGCCGCTATTCGTCGTCCTGTTCGTTATCTGCTGGGGCTCACCCTCTGGCACGGTGTTTTCTCTCTTTCCGGTGTTGTTGTCCGAAGCCACAGGGTTGCGTCGGTTCGGCTCCCTCAGCGGCATTCTGCGCTGCACGTCCGCGGTATCGATGGCAATCGGACCTATCTGGACCGGGCGGATTTTCGACGTGACCGGCAGCTACATTCCTGCCTTTGTAATAACGATCGGCTTTGCCCTGGTCGCCGCTCTGATGGTCTCGCTGGTACGTCCGTCGGTCGGCACGTTCGTCCTGCCCACGGCTGGTGCCAGCCCGACCGTGGCGTAACGGAGGCGTTAAGCTCGCCAGCGCGGCGTATTGAATCAGGCTTGCGCCGTGGTCTCTTCCTCGCGCCAGGTCAAGGGAGTGGGAATTTGCAAGTTGTATAGCTCAGCAACCGTGGTGCACAGGAGTTTGCGCTGGAGGGTGGTGGGCAACTTGCCCAGCAGCCGAGCAATTACTTGACGGGAGTTGGGCCAGCTTGAATTAGGATGGGGAAAGTCGCTGGACCACATCATGTTTTCCGCACCGTTCCACCATCCAAGCTGAGCGCAACCCACGCTGTCGTTGAAAAAGGTGGCATAGACCTGGCGGCGAAAGTATTCGCTTGGCAAAAGAGAAAGGGCGTGGCCCGCTGGCGAGTTATGGCCGTAATAGTTGTCCCAGCGCTCAAGCAGAAAGGGCAACCAGCCGAATTCCTGCTCCACCAGCACGAATTTCAAATCTGGAAAGCGATCCAGTACACCGAAAAACAGCAACTGAAAGAGCGACTGCATAGCGGCCGAGAGCTTAGCGTTGACCGAAATGCGGCAGACCTCGTTGGTGACGCCTTTGTCAAACAACTCGCGACTACCGTCGAAGCCGGTCAGGATATGCAGGCTTATCGGCATCCGTAGCTCCTGGGCGGTCGCCCAGATGGGTGAATAATGCTCGGAGTAAAAGGGCAATTCGGGCGGCGGGGCTTGCCACAGCATCGCCCCCCGCAGCCCGGCCTCACGGCATCGTCGAAGCTCGGCTACGGCATGAAGGGGATTGTAGGCGGAAATCAGCGCGATGCCGATCAGGCGATCGGGAGCGGCTTGACAAAACTCGATTAGCCAGTCGTTGTAGATGCGAAACAACGTCTCCTGTAATTCGACGTCACGCAGCCCGAACATTGGCATCCCGCGCGTGGTGTAGATGACCTCGGCGCTGACCCCGTCGCGAGCCATTTCTCCCACCCGCTGAATCGGCCCGCTGCCTTCGCGGATATCGAAGCCCTTGATCGCGAGCGCGGCTTCGCGCAAACGCGGGGGAAGCTTCGCCAGCCATAGCTCGCGGTTTTCATGCACGTGCGAGTCGGCTGAGATCACGGGTTGCGTAAAATTGTCGCTCATCGCTGTTTCTCCCGAGGCTGGGCGGTGCGTTGGCGCCGCTTCATTCCCCAAGCTTGATCGCGAGCAGGCCGCACGATCAGTCGCCGAAGAAAAGGCCTGGAATCGGCACTCCGGGTTTGCCGCCATCTTTATTGGCCGCCGAGTCGCCCTCCAGCGGGCGGCCGTCGGCCCCTTGGCGATTATGATCCTTGCTGGGGCGGCCCTCGCCCACTCGCAACAGCACCAGTTCTTCGTTGCCCGAGCTCTGAAAGCAGTACAGAACGCCCTTGGGAATTAGCATGCCGCGATGTTTCGGCACCACCACGGGAGTAAAATCCTTGCCGTAAAAGGTCGCTTCACCCTTCAGGACGACAAACAGGTGATCTTCCTTGGGGTGGGCATGTAAAGCGTTCTCGCCCCCGGAGGCGTAGGACTTGATCATTACCCACAGCCCGTCGGACTCGGCGACCAAGATGTGTTTGCTGCCCTCCGAAAGCAGCGGGATACGCAGGCTGAAGGGGATCAGTCCTTGAGAATCTTCGGCTGCCGCCGCCAGTTCCAACTGTGCCATTCACTTACCCCTGGTTTAGATTTTCAATCTGGTAAAGTCGCATCGCGTTCGCATAAGTGAGTTGGGCTCGCTGCTCGGACGTCAAAGGCGCCAGTCGGTCGACGAGTGCGCGCTCGTAGGCGGGCTCAAAAAGCTCGCTTGACCACATGAAATTGGCGGCGTCGCGGCCCACCAGTTGGCGGATCCCCACCGCATCCTCGCATAAAGTCGCATGAATCTGGCGGCGAAGGTACTCGCTCGGTGCTTGTTTTAGCGGCAAAGTCAGCTGCTTGCTGAAGCGCCGATAATAGTAGTCTAACTGCTGAAAGAAAAACGGAATCCAGCCGATTTCCTGTCCCACAAGCACAATGTTCAAGTCTGGAAAGCGCTCCATCACGCCGTAAAAAATTAGGTCATAAACGGCGTTGCTGATTGCCCCGAGCTCTTTTCCCACCGCGTCTACGCGAGTGCCGTCGGCCCCACCTTTCGTAAAGCGGGCGGGTTGGGTGGCGTGGATGCTGATGGGAAGTTTTAGAGCGCACGCCGCTTCCCACAGCGGTTCGTAGTGGTTGGAAGAGAACGGAATGGCGGGGTCGGGAATTTCCCAGATTTCGGCGCCCTTGAGCCCGGCTTGGTGGCATCGCTTGATCTCGTCCACCGCCGCTTCGATATCATAAGTCGCAAGCATCGCGATCCCAAACAGGCGCTCGCGTGCGCTCTGGCAATAGTCAATCATCCAATCGTTATAGAGGCGAAAGCAGGACTGTTGCAGCTCGGGATCGCGCAGGGCGAAGAATCGGCGCGCCACCGTTGCGTATAACAGCACCGCGCCCACTCCGCTCCGAGCTGCCGTCGTGAGCAACGAAGCCGAGTCGCCGGCGGCAGCCATTCCCGGGGAATCATCGAGCACCAGACGCGCCCGCTTCCAAGCATGGGGTGGAAGGCCGCGATGCCATAGGGCCGGGTCTTCCCGTACATGCGTGGCGGCTGAAATGAGGCGTAGTGCTGGCTGGTCCACTGCTGAGAGTCCCTTCTTTGTTGCCGATATTCCGCGTGCGATACCCTACAGTAAGTGCCTGTTCAGGTCGTCGCGGATTGGGAATCGGCGCCCTTGGTGAGCGAGGGGCGGCGCCAATAGGTATAGTTAAGTGCCTTGAAGTCGACGGTGTACGTGCCGCCTACGGCCCGGGCTATCGGTAGGTTCTCCACGCCTTTGAAACCCTCCGAGCAATAGAATTCCAGCAGATTGCCCGAGGGATCGCGGAAATACATCAGGGCTTCCTTGCGATTACGAGTATAGGGAGGATGGGTTGGGATAGCGAAGCTTTCCAGCCGTTCCTTAAGCGGCAGCAGATTGGCGGCGTCGATATAAAAAGCGTAGTGAGGAAACTCCGCCTCGGCTG
The Candidatus Binataceae bacterium DNA segment above includes these coding regions:
- a CDS encoding MFS transporter; the encoded protein is MKMLQPRAWSVMLALFLTEIVVIGPNLTVPNVFLTPLIRAFGWSHAEAARIAFATYIAGAVAAPLVGWIMDRLDARWVIGAGLVTVALGYYCASHADSIWSMMAAFALLGTGAMLAGMLSNMVVAVNWFGDHRGFAGGLVTTGASLGIGIAPPLLTWTIARQGWPAAMRWLDAPILLLVLPLVLLVMRTRPPIPKAQTTSQEVATLAGLEFRPALATLAFWLCIVADFVFEQGEIGLLTHSLTYMIGVGFSAEHAAWIFSAQTLLSTLWTVPLGVIADRFGVRIVLACALLAKALGTAAFCGIDNPHLGPLFVVLFVICWGSPSGTVFSLFPVLLSEATGLRRFGSLSGILRCTSAVSMAIGPIWTGRIFDVTGSYIPAFVITIGFALVAALMVSLVRPSVGTFVLPTAGASPTVA
- a CDS encoding amidohydrolase family protein, translated to MSDNFTQPVISADSHVHENRELWLAKLPPRLREAALAIKGFDIREGSGPIQRVGEMARDGVSAEVIYTTRGMPMFGLRDVELQETLFRIYNDWLIEFCQAAPDRLIGIALISAYNPLHAVAELRRCREAGLRGAMLWQAPPPELPFYSEHYSPIWATAQELRMPISLHILTGFDGSRELFDKGVTNEVCRISVNAKLSAAMQSLFQLLFFGVLDRFPDLKFVLVEQEFGWLPFLLERWDNYYGHNSPAGHALSLLPSEYFRRQVYATFFNDSVGCAQLGWWNGAENMMWSSDFPHPNSSWPNSRQVIARLLGKLPTTLQRKLLCTTVAELYNLQIPTPLTWREEETTAQA
- a CDS encoding cupin domain-containing protein, which encodes MAQLELAAAAEDSQGLIPFSLRIPLLSEGSKHILVAESDGLWVMIKSYASGGENALHAHPKEDHLFVVLKGEATFYGKDFTPVVVPKHRGMLIPKGVLYCFQSSGNEELVLLRVGEGRPSKDHNRQGADGRPLEGDSAANKDGGKPGVPIPGLFFGD
- a CDS encoding amidohydrolase family protein produces the protein MLLYATVARRFFALRDPELQQSCFRLYNDWMIDYCQSARERLFGIAMLATYDIEAAVDEIKRCHQAGLKGAEIWEIPDPAIPFSSNHYEPLWEAACALKLPISIHATQPARFTKGGADGTRVDAVGKELGAISNAVYDLIFYGVMERFPDLNIVLVGQEIGWIPFFFQQLDYYYRRFSKQLTLPLKQAPSEYLRRQIHATLCEDAVGIRQLVGRDAANFMWSSELFEPAYERALVDRLAPLTSEQRAQLTYANAMRLYQIENLNQG
- a CDS encoding VOC family protein, translated to MSQIGLAPKVGGFSHLSLPCRDLSEAKEFFTEVLGAEVILERRDSPFVEVVLGGVIIGLSQQPGGWTAAEAEFPHYAFYIDAANLLPLKERLESFAIPTHPPYTRNRKEALMYFRDPSGNLLEFYCSEGFKGVENLPIARAVGGTYTVDFKALNYTYWRRPSLTKGADSQSATT